A single window of uncultured Methanospirillum sp. DNA harbors:
- a CDS encoding acylphosphatase, with protein sequence MTIQRRRIVAEGRVQGVGYRMFVRDLAAMFHLNGWVKNHTDGTVEAVIEGEEEVVREMIDAMYARDSYVIRVDRLIVTKEAPAGDTDFEIRR encoded by the coding sequence ATGACAATACAGAGGAGGCGGATTGTAGCTGAAGGGCGAGTGCAGGGTGTAGGATACCGGATGTTTGTCAGGGACCTGGCAGCCATGTTTCATCTCAACGGGTGGGTGAAGAACCATACTGATGGAACGGTTGAAGCGGTGATCGAAGGAGAAGAAGAGGTTGTACGAGAGATGATAGACGCTATGTATGCCAGGGATTCGTATGTTATCAGAGTTGATCGCCTCATCGTAACCAAAGAGGCCCCTGCCGGTGATACAGATTTTGAGATCCGCAGGTAA